A single region of the Alteriqipengyuania flavescens genome encodes:
- a CDS encoding urea carboxylase-associated family protein: MTRIEPRTGTAIELSKGQVLTVTDPEGGQVSDLLAVSRADPAEILSNGRTFDYEERILLTTGARLWSNRSNPMLTILEDTAPAHDFLLTPCSKDTFRHFYPDKPVHRGCFGNLAEALEPYGVTPDDIPTAFNVFMNVPVAGDGKISVDPPQSSPGTFTRFRAEMDLVIGLTACAAYASNGGTFKPIDYDVSG, from the coding sequence ATGACCCGCATCGAACCGCGCACCGGCACGGCCATCGAGTTGTCTAAAGGGCAGGTGCTGACCGTGACCGATCCCGAAGGAGGCCAGGTGAGCGACCTGCTGGCCGTATCTCGGGCCGATCCGGCAGAAATCCTCTCTAATGGCAGGACGTTCGATTACGAGGAGCGAATCCTGCTGACCACCGGCGCGCGGCTGTGGTCGAACCGGTCGAACCCCATGCTCACTATCTTAGAAGATACGGCACCTGCGCATGATTTCCTTCTGACGCCCTGTTCGAAGGATACTTTCCGCCACTTCTATCCCGACAAGCCGGTCCACCGCGGCTGCTTCGGAAACCTGGCCGAAGCGCTGGAACCATATGGCGTGACGCCCGATGACATCCCCACCGCCTTCAACGTATTCATGAACGTACCGGTCGCCGGGGACGGCAAGATTTCGGTCGATCCGCCACAATCGTCCCCCGGTACCTTCACCCGTTTCCGGGCCGAGATGGACCTGGTCATCGGGCTGACCGCCTGCGCGGCCTACGCATCGAACGGCGGGACGTTCAAACCCATCGATTACGACGTGAGCGGCTGA